Proteins encoded together in one Cyprinus carpio isolate SPL01 chromosome B14, ASM1834038v1, whole genome shotgun sequence window:
- the LOC109048177 gene encoding histamine H2 receptor-like, with the protein MISQIALAVMLSVIILLTVSGNILVCLAVYVTRRLRNVTNCFIVSLAVTDFLLGALVLPFSTLYQVTGEWPLGAHFCNIYISLDVMLCTASILNLFAISLDRYFAVTAPLRYPMLVLPWRVGVILATIWLVSVGVSFVPIHLGWNTRDLSVQNIREGDPARDCRFELNPTYAVVDAFATFYLPLVAMCWSYHQVFRIARTQAKRIISTQRGSSSSTGATTLTLREHKATVTLAVVLGAFVVCWFPYFTFFTIMGIRNEDNPPRTVQSVVLWLGYANSALNPVLYATLNRDFRSAYAKLLCGGRGCKTKTRIPMATMGEGPMGGHAPLPNRAGLLPRTCVLLQEIENGKMVDSNTITGATVTIIANGNKR; encoded by the coding sequence atgataTCTCAGATAGCACTGGCTGTGATGCTCTCTGTTATTATCCTACTCACTGTCAGTGGAAATATTTTGGTTTGTCTGGCTGTGTACGTGACCAGACGCCTACGTAACGTCACCAACTGCTTCATCGTCTCATTAGCGGTTACGGACTTTTTACTGGGTGCTCTCGTGCTGCCGTTTTCCACTCTTTACCAAGTTACGGGCGAGTGGCCACTGGGGGCGCACTTCTGCAACATCTACATTTCGCTAGACGTCATGCTATGCACCGCCTCCATACTCAATCTCTTCGCTATCAGCTTGGACCGGTACTTTGCGGTCACTGCCCCGTTGCGTTATCCAATGCTAGTGCTTCCGTGGCGAGTTGGTGTGATTTTAGCGACAATCTGGCTGGTTTCTGTTGGTGTTTCATTTGTACCTATCCACCTAGGCTGGAATACACGAGACTTAAGTGTGCAAAATATTCGTGAGGGCGACCCTGCGCGAGACTGCCGGTTTGAGTTAAATCCAACGTATGCAGTGGTCGACGCCTTTGCGACATTTTATCTTCCCCTGGTGGCCATGTGCTGGAGCTACCACCAAGTTTTTCGCATCGCAAGGACACAGGCAAAAAGGATAATTTCTACGCAACGGGGTTCGTCATCTTCAACAGGAGCGACGACACTCACCCTGCGTGAGCACAAAGCCACAGTGACGCTAGCAGTGGTGCTTGGCGCTTTTGTGGTGTGCTGGTTcccatatttcacattttttacgaTAATGGGAATACGTAACGAAGACAACCCGCCACGGACAGTGCAGTCAGTGGTGCTTTGGCTAGGATACGCAAACTCTGCCCTAAACCCAGTACTTTACGCCACACTCAATAGAGACTTCAGGTCGGCTTATGCCAAGTTGCTCTGCGGAGGACGAGGATGTAAAACGAAGACGAGAATTCCGATGGCAACAATGGGGGAGGGGCCAATGGGTGGACACGCCCCTCTGCCAAACAGGGCGGGGCTTCTGCCTAGAACTTGTGTGCTGCTGCAAGAGATCGAAAATGGGAAGATGGTCGACAGCAACACAATAACTGGTGCTACAGTTACCATTATAGCTAATGGGAATAAAAGGTAG